Proteins encoded in a region of the Bradyrhizobium sp. CB3481 genome:
- a CDS encoding VWA domain-containing protein has translation MFLQFFTSLRDAQVPVTLREYLTLMEALDADLADQTVENFYYLSRAALVKDERNLDKFDRVFGSVFKGLESLLDAMDKAEIPEEWLKKLAEKYLTEEEKKQIEAMGWDKLMETLRKRLEEQKGRHQGGNKWIGTAGTSPFGAHGYNPEGVRIGQEKNRNNRAVKVWDKREFKDLDGNVELGIRNIKVALRRLRKFARTGAPDELDLDTTIRETANHGYLDVVMRPERRNAVKVLVFFDIGGSMDSHIEQVEELFSAAKSEFKHMEYFYFHNCLYEGVWKQNKRRFTDRTPTWDVLHKYPHDYKVVFVGDASMSPYEIMVPGGSVEHVNEEAGAVWLERVTRTYPHTVWLNPVAQKHWDYSESTTIIRRLLSDRMYPITIEGLEAAMKELVR, from the coding sequence ATGTTCCTGCAATTCTTCACATCGCTCCGCGATGCCCAGGTCCCGGTGACCTTGCGCGAATATCTGACGCTGATGGAGGCGCTCGACGCCGACCTCGCCGATCAGACGGTCGAGAATTTCTATTACCTGTCCCGCGCCGCGCTGGTGAAGGATGAGCGTAACCTCGACAAGTTCGACCGCGTGTTCGGCAGCGTGTTCAAGGGGCTGGAAAGCCTTTTGGACGCGATGGACAAGGCCGAGATCCCGGAAGAGTGGCTGAAGAAGCTCGCCGAAAAATACCTCACCGAGGAAGAGAAGAAACAGATCGAGGCGATGGGCTGGGACAAGCTCATGGAGACGCTGCGCAAGCGCCTCGAAGAACAGAAGGGCCGGCATCAGGGCGGCAACAAGTGGATCGGCACCGCCGGCACCTCGCCGTTCGGCGCCCATGGCTACAATCCGGAAGGCGTAAGAATCGGGCAGGAGAAGAACCGCAACAACCGCGCCGTGAAGGTGTGGGACAAGCGCGAGTTCAAAGATCTCGACGGCAATGTCGAGCTCGGCATCCGCAACATCAAGGTCGCGCTGCGAAGGTTGCGCAAGTTCGCCCGCACCGGCGCACCTGACGAACTCGATCTCGACACCACCATCCGCGAGACCGCCAACCACGGCTATCTCGACGTCGTCATGCGCCCGGAGCGGCGCAACGCGGTGAAGGTTCTGGTGTTCTTCGATATCGGCGGCTCGATGGATTCGCACATCGAGCAGGTCGAGGAATTGTTCTCGGCGGCGAAGTCCGAATTCAAGCACATGGAGTATTTCTACTTTCACAACTGCCTCTATGAAGGCGTCTGGAAGCAGAACAAGCGCCGCTTCACCGACCGCACGCCGACCTGGGACGTGCTGCATAAATACCCGCACGACTACAAGGTGGTGTTCGTCGGCGACGCCTCGATGTCGCCTTACGAGATCATGGTGCCCGGCGGCTCGGTCGAGCACGTCAACGAGGAGGCCGGCGCGGTCTGGCTGGAGCGCGTCACGCGCACCTATCCGCACACGGTGTGGCTCAATCCGGTGGCGCAGAAGCACTGGGACTATTCGGAATCCACCACCATCATCCGGCGGCTGTTGTCGGATCGCATGTATCCGATCACGATCGAGGGCCTGGAGGCCGCGATGAAGGAGTTGGTGCGGTAG
- a CDS encoding aromatic ring-hydroxylating dioxygenase subunit alpha yields the protein MPSSFPLNAWYAAAWDVDIKHALFPRTICGKHVVMYRQSNGQVCALEDACWHRLVPLSKGRLDGDTVVCGYHGLKFNAQGRCTYMPSQDTINPSACVRSYPVVERHRFIWLWMGDPALADPALVPDMHWNDDPAWAGDGKTIHVKCDYRLVVDNLMDLTHETFVHGSSIGNDHVAEAPFDVTHGDKTVTVTRWMKGIDAPPFWAAQLQKAGPVDRWQIIHFQAPGTVNIDVGVAPAGTGAPEGDRSQGVNGFVLNTMTPETATTCHYFWAFVRNYRTTEQKLTTDIREGVAGIFHEDEIILEAQQRAMDENPDRTFYNLNIDAGAMWARRVIDRMVAREAAPQAMQAAE from the coding sequence ATGCCGTCCTCATTCCCGCTCAACGCCTGGTATGCCGCCGCCTGGGACGTCGACATCAAGCACGCGCTGTTTCCGCGCACGATCTGCGGCAAGCATGTCGTGATGTACCGCCAGTCCAACGGGCAGGTCTGTGCGCTGGAGGACGCCTGCTGGCATCGGCTGGTGCCGCTTTCGAAGGGACGGCTCGACGGCGACACCGTCGTCTGCGGCTATCACGGGCTAAAATTCAACGCGCAGGGCCGCTGCACCTACATGCCCTCGCAGGACACCATCAACCCTTCCGCCTGCGTGCGCTCCTACCCCGTCGTCGAGCGTCATCGCTTCATCTGGCTGTGGATGGGCGATCCGGCCCTCGCCGATCCCGCGCTGGTGCCCGACATGCACTGGAACGACGATCCGGCCTGGGCCGGCGACGGCAAGACCATTCACGTCAAATGCGATTACCGCCTCGTGGTCGACAATCTGATGGATCTCACCCACGAGACCTTCGTGCACGGCTCCAGCATCGGCAACGACCACGTCGCCGAAGCGCCGTTCGACGTCACCCATGGCGACAAGACCGTGACGGTGACGCGCTGGATGAAGGGCATCGACGCGCCGCCGTTCTGGGCCGCGCAGTTGCAGAAGGCGGGCCCGGTCGACCGCTGGCAAATCATCCATTTTCAGGCGCCCGGCACCGTCAATATCGATGTCGGCGTCGCACCCGCCGGCACCGGCGCGCCGGAGGGCGACCGCTCGCAGGGCGTCAACGGCTTTGTGCTCAACACCATGACGCCGGAGACCGCGACCACCTGTCACTATTTCTGGGCCTTCGTCCGCAATTACCGGACGACTGAGCAAAAGCTGACCACCGATATCCGCGAAGGCGTTGCCGGCATCTTCCATGAGGATGAAATCATCCTCGAAGCGCAGCAGCGCGCGATGGACGAGAATCCGGACCGTACCTTCTACAACCTCAATATCGACGCTGGCGCGATGTGGGCACGGCGCGTGATCGACCGTATGGTCGCGCGCGAGGCCGCGCCGCAGGCCATGCAGGCCGCGGAGTAA
- a CDS encoding GlsB/YeaQ/YmgE family stress response membrane protein — protein sequence MGIIAALIIGGIAGWLAGLIVRGAGFGIVGNIVIGIIGALLASWLLPQLGVSLGYGWIRDIINATIGAVIILVILSLIRR from the coding sequence ATGGGCATCATTGCGGCGCTGATCATCGGCGGTATTGCGGGCTGGCTTGCCGGGCTGATCGTACGCGGTGCAGGCTTCGGAATTGTCGGCAATATCGTGATCGGCATCATCGGCGCGCTATTGGCGAGCTGGCTGCTGCCGCAGCTCGGCGTCAGCCTCGGCTATGGCTGGATCCGCGACATCATCAACGCCACGATCGGCGCGGTGATCATCCTGGTGATCCTGTCGCTGATCAGACGCTGA
- a CDS encoding MoxR family ATPase: protein MKFTGTKDYVATDDLKVAVNASIVLERPLLVKGEPGTGKTVLAEEVAKALGAPLLTWHIKSTTKAQQGLYEYDAVSRLRDSQLGDPRVSDISNYIKRGKLWDAFTHEKRPVLLIDEIDKADIEFPNDLLLELDRMEFFVYETGENIKASLRPIVMITSNNEKELPDAFLRRCFFHYIKFPDADTMGRIVDVHFPGIKKRLVEEALRIFFEVREVPGLKKKPSTSELLDWLKLLLNEDITPEMLRERDPRKLIPPLHGALLKNEQDVHLFERLAFLSRREV from the coding sequence ATGAAATTTACCGGCACCAAGGACTATGTCGCCACCGACGACCTCAAGGTCGCCGTCAACGCCTCGATCGTGCTCGAGCGCCCGCTGCTGGTGAAGGGCGAACCCGGCACCGGCAAGACCGTGCTGGCGGAGGAAGTCGCGAAAGCGCTCGGCGCGCCGCTTCTGACCTGGCACATCAAATCGACCACCAAGGCGCAGCAGGGCCTCTACGAATATGACGCGGTGTCGCGCCTGCGCGACAGCCAGCTCGGCGATCCCCGCGTCTCCGACATCTCGAACTACATCAAGCGTGGCAAATTGTGGGATGCCTTTACCCATGAGAAGCGCCCGGTGCTCTTGATCGACGAGATCGACAAGGCCGACATCGAGTTTCCGAACGACCTGCTGCTCGAACTCGATCGCATGGAGTTCTTCGTCTACGAGACCGGTGAGAACATCAAGGCGAGCCTGCGCCCGATCGTGATGATCACCTCCAACAACGAGAAGGAACTGCCGGACGCGTTCCTGCGCCGCTGCTTCTTTCACTACATCAAGTTCCCCGACGCCGACACCATGGGACGGATCGTCGACGTGCACTTCCCCGGCATCAAGAAGCGCCTGGTGGAAGAAGCGCTGCGCATCTTCTTCGAGGTGCGCGAGGTGCCCGGCTTGAAGAAGAAGCCCTCGACCTCCGAGTTGCTCGACTGGCTCAAGCTGCTGCTCAACGAGGACATCACGCCGGAAATGCTCAGGGAGCGCGACCCGCGCAAGCTGATCCCGCCGCTGCATGGCGCGTTGCTCAAGAACGAACAGGACGTGCACCTGTTCGAGCGGCTGGCGTTCCTCAGCCGCCGCGAAGTGTAA
- a CDS encoding tripartite tricarboxylate transporter substrate binding protein has translation MALVAPISARADWPERQVKLIVTFPPGSANDAAARIFADALGRKWGKPVIVEDRPGGEGTIGVGSFIASQDDHTLLYTVGGSITVAPILVEKLAYDVNRDLVPISATTAIALTLTVSNQLSVSSIPDLIEALRANPGKYAWTSGPTLPRFVFSAFLKRHDLKMSFVSYRDASQPQADLGEGRIQALVTSWAASSSPVQAGKARFLAVLNPGRAATLPDVKTVRELGYPELEIEGLAGIFGSRIMPQAVLNKVAADLAAICSDIDIRRKLEAGGHIVLSGTTEELTTGIGKQRSAMNELAKIIDIRNPQ, from the coding sequence ATGGCGCTTGTTGCGCCGATTTCCGCGCGCGCCGATTGGCCCGAACGGCAGGTCAAGCTGATCGTGACGTTTCCGCCCGGCAGCGCCAACGACGCGGCGGCCCGCATTTTTGCCGACGCGCTTGGCAGAAAATGGGGCAAGCCGGTGATCGTGGAGGATCGCCCCGGCGGCGAGGGCACGATCGGCGTCGGGTCGTTCATCGCAAGCCAGGATGATCATACGCTGCTGTACACCGTGGGCGGTTCGATCACCGTCGCGCCGATCCTGGTCGAGAAGCTGGCATACGACGTCAACCGCGACCTGGTGCCGATTTCCGCGACCACCGCCATCGCCTTGACGCTCACCGTCAGCAACCAGCTTTCCGTGAGCAGCATCCCCGACTTGATCGAGGCGTTGCGGGCCAATCCGGGCAAATATGCCTGGACGTCGGGGCCGACCCTGCCACGTTTTGTATTCTCGGCATTCCTGAAGCGACACGATCTCAAGATGAGTTTCGTCAGCTATCGCGACGCATCCCAGCCGCAGGCCGATCTCGGGGAGGGCCGCATCCAGGCGCTCGTGACTTCATGGGCGGCGTCCTCCTCGCCCGTCCAGGCCGGAAAGGCGCGCTTCCTCGCTGTCCTCAATCCGGGCCGCGCTGCCACACTGCCTGACGTCAAGACCGTGCGCGAACTCGGATATCCCGAGCTCGAAATCGAGGGGTTGGCAGGAATCTTCGGCAGCAGGATCATGCCGCAGGCGGTGCTCAACAAAGTCGCCGCCGACCTCGCGGCTATTTGCAGCGATATAGACATTCGCCGCAAACTCGAGGCCGGCGGCCACATCGTATTGAGCGGCACGACCGAGGAACTGACGACTGGGATCGGGAAGCAGCGGTCAGCCATGAACGAACTGGCGAAGATAATCGATATCCGAAATCCCCAATGA
- a CDS encoding rhodanese-like domain-containing protein, giving the protein MPQTIHRGIKALIDEANAEIETVSAADAIKAAQDPDIVIVDIRDPREIEREGKIPGAFSCTRGMLEFWIDPQSPYAKPIFQEDKKFIFHCAGGMRSALAAKTAQDMGLKPVAHMGGGFAAWRDAGGPIEKWEPKKKA; this is encoded by the coding sequence ATGCCCCAGACCATCCACCGCGGCATCAAGGCTCTGATCGACGAGGCCAATGCCGAGATCGAGACCGTCAGCGCCGCCGACGCCATCAAGGCTGCGCAGGACCCTGATATCGTGATCGTCGACATCAGAGATCCCCGCGAGATCGAGCGCGAGGGCAAGATCCCCGGCGCGTTCTCCTGCACGCGCGGCATGCTGGAATTCTGGATCGACCCGCAAAGCCCCTACGCCAAGCCGATCTTCCAGGAAGATAAGAAGTTCATCTTCCACTGCGCCGGCGGCATGCGCTCGGCGCTTGCCGCCAAGACCGCGCAGGATATGGGCCTGAAGCCGGTCGCGCATATGGGCGGCGGCTTCGCTGCCTGGCGCGACGCCGGCGGCCCGATCGAGAAGTGGGAGCCGAAGAAGAAAGCGTAG
- a CDS encoding NAD(P)/FAD-dependent oxidoreductase codes for MNVQAQIDATSPRTTEHFDVLIAGAGISGVGAAYHLTTQCPGTTFVALEAQKTFGGTWTTHRYPGIRSDSDLHTFGYRFKPWTSAPIASAEEILKYMGEVIEENDLAPHIRYQHTITSASWSSEENLWTIEATRTDTGEQLRFTTNFFWMCQGYYRHTEGYTPEWKDMAKFNGRIVHPQKWPEDLDYRNKRIIVIGSGATAATLIPALAPDCAHVTMLQRSPTYFRTGRNAIEIAEELRKLQVDETWIHEITRRKILFDQDAFTRKTFNEPEAAKKDLLSAVEAYLGKDYDIATHFTPRYRPWRQRIAFIPDGDLFQGIKSGKASVVTDEIESFTEKGILLKSGKELEADIIVTATGFNLCANGDIEFAIDGKPLDFADTVTYRGMMFTGVPNLVWVFGYFRASWTLRVDLVADFVCRLLTHMKETGAKKVTPQLRPEDHNMPLLPWIDPENFNPGYMMRGMHLLPKRGEKPEWQHNQDYWAEKDEFPAIDLKDKAFVYG; via the coding sequence ATGAACGTTCAGGCACAGATCGATGCGACTTCGCCCCGCACCACCGAACATTTCGACGTCCTGATCGCCGGCGCGGGCATCTCGGGCGTCGGCGCCGCCTATCATCTCACCACGCAATGTCCGGGTACGACCTTCGTGGCGCTGGAAGCGCAAAAGACGTTCGGCGGCACCTGGACCACGCACCGTTATCCCGGCATCCGTTCCGATAGCGACCTGCACACCTTCGGCTACCGCTTCAAGCCGTGGACCTCAGCGCCGATCGCGAGCGCCGAAGAAATCCTCAAATACATGGGCGAGGTGATCGAGGAGAACGATCTGGCGCCTCACATCCGCTATCAGCACACCATCACCTCGGCCTCATGGTCGAGCGAGGAGAACCTCTGGACCATCGAGGCGACGCGTACCGATACCGGCGAGCAGCTTCGCTTCACCACCAATTTCTTCTGGATGTGCCAGGGCTACTACCGCCACACCGAGGGCTACACGCCGGAGTGGAAGGACATGGCCAAATTCAATGGCCGGATCGTGCACCCGCAGAAATGGCCCGAGGATCTCGACTACAGGAACAAGCGCATCATCGTGATCGGCTCGGGCGCGACCGCGGCGACGCTGATCCCGGCGCTGGCGCCCGATTGCGCCCATGTCACCATGCTGCAGCGCTCGCCGACCTATTTCCGCACAGGGCGCAATGCGATCGAGATCGCCGAGGAGCTGCGGAAACTGCAGGTCGACGAGACCTGGATCCACGAAATCACCCGACGCAAAATCCTGTTCGACCAGGACGCTTTTACGCGCAAGACGTTCAATGAGCCGGAAGCGGCCAAGAAGGACTTGCTGTCGGCCGTCGAAGCCTATCTCGGCAAGGATTACGACATCGCGACCCACTTCACGCCGAGGTATCGGCCGTGGCGGCAGCGCATCGCCTTCATTCCCGACGGAGACCTGTTCCAGGGCATCAAGTCCGGCAAGGCCTCCGTCGTCACCGACGAGATCGAGAGCTTCACCGAAAAGGGCATCCTGCTGAAGTCCGGCAAGGAGCTGGAGGCCGACATCATCGTCACCGCGACCGGCTTCAACCTCTGCGCCAATGGCGACATCGAATTCGCAATCGACGGCAAGCCGCTCGACTTCGCCGATACCGTGACCTATCGCGGCATGATGTTCACCGGCGTGCCGAACCTCGTCTGGGTGTTCGGCTATTTCCGTGCGAGCTGGACGCTGCGCGTCGACCTCGTCGCCGACTTCGTCTGCCGGCTGCTCACGCACATGAAGGAAACGGGTGCGAAAAAGGTGACGCCGCAGCTTCGCCCCGAAGACCATAACATGCCGCTATTGCCGTGGATCGATCCGGAAAACTTCAATCCCGGCTACATGATGCGCGGCATGCATCTCTTGCCCAAGCGCGGCGAAAAGCCGGAATGGCAGCACAACCAGGATTACTGGGCGGAAAAGGACGAATTCCCGGCGATCGACCTGAAGGATAAGGCGTTCGTTTACGGTTGA
- a CDS encoding L,D-transpeptidase, with translation MMNNRILTICAAIAAAMAGTSLAHAQQGYPAGPAYSTAPGTYVQGGYAAAEDRRPGEPDFDALDDDDTPNAPATAALPPPGPVLSPNDPRYGRPAPAPAYSDRGAPAPTGPILSPDDPRYGRPATAAAPTGPVMSPDDPRYGRPAGPPPVIYADRPPGSQPQVYSDRGDSRVPGAGIVYPNDDRAGLRPPGAIGAVPGAAAMPPQSQQPAVGADGKPMQVAALPPEEQPEVGPAQLPPHLRRQEVSFATKEPAGTIVVDTANTHLYYVLGGGRAIRYGVRVGRDGFTWNGVQKISRKAEWPDWHPPTEMIERQPYLPRFMAGGPGNPLGARAMYLGSTVYRIHGTNQPSTIGKFVSSGCIGMLNEDVSDLFERAKVGTRVVVMPGSPPPANTANAAPAPGGPAPAAAPAPGPAQAQLSPAPGGTQPTVVPPLPAPVTVR, from the coding sequence ATGATGAACAACCGCATTCTGACGATTTGTGCCGCCATTGCCGCTGCCATGGCAGGAACTTCGCTGGCCCATGCGCAACAGGGCTATCCTGCCGGCCCGGCCTACTCGACAGCACCGGGGACGTATGTCCAGGGTGGTTATGCCGCGGCCGAGGATCGCCGCCCCGGTGAACCCGATTTCGACGCCCTTGATGATGACGACACGCCGAACGCGCCTGCTACGGCTGCGTTGCCGCCACCCGGCCCGGTGCTGTCCCCCAACGATCCCCGCTATGGCCGCCCCGCGCCCGCACCGGCTTATTCGGACCGCGGCGCCCCGGCGCCGACGGGCCCGATTCTTTCGCCCGATGACCCGCGCTATGGCCGCCCGGCCACCGCCGCAGCGCCAACCGGTCCGGTCATGTCGCCGGACGATCCGCGTTACGGCCGCCCGGCCGGTCCGCCCCCGGTCATCTATGCCGACCGTCCGCCTGGATCGCAGCCGCAGGTCTATTCGGATCGCGGCGACAGCCGCGTTCCCGGCGCCGGCATCGTCTATCCGAACGACGACCGCGCCGGCCTGCGGCCGCCCGGAGCGATCGGCGCTGTGCCCGGCGCCGCTGCTATGCCGCCGCAGTCGCAACAACCCGCCGTCGGTGCCGACGGCAAGCCGATGCAGGTCGCCGCGCTACCGCCGGAAGAGCAGCCGGAAGTCGGCCCCGCGCAGCTTCCGCCGCACCTGCGCCGCCAGGAAGTGTCCTTCGCGACCAAGGAGCCCGCCGGCACCATCGTCGTCGATACTGCCAACACCCATCTCTACTACGTGCTCGGCGGCGGCCGTGCGATCCGCTACGGCGTCCGTGTCGGCCGCGACGGTTTTACCTGGAACGGCGTGCAGAAGATCTCTCGCAAGGCCGAATGGCCGGATTGGCACCCGCCGACCGAGATGATCGAGCGCCAGCCCTATCTGCCGCGCTTCATGGCCGGCGGTCCGGGCAATCCGCTCGGCGCCCGCGCGATGTATCTGGGCTCGACCGTTTACCGCATCCATGGCACCAACCAGCCATCGACGATCGGCAAGTTCGTCTCCTCGGGCTGCATCGGCATGCTGAACGAGGATGTCTCCGACCTGTTCGAGCGCGCCAAGGTCGGCACCCGCGTCGTGGTGATGCCCGGCAGCCCGCCGCCCGCCAACACCGCAAACGCGGCGCCGGCGCCCGGTGGCCCGGCTCCCGCCGCCGCACCGGCGCCCGGACCCGCACAGGCGCAACTGTCGCCCGCGCCGGGTGGCACCCAGCCGACCGTCGTGCCTCCGCTGCCGGCGCCGGTCACGGTCCGCTAA
- the sseA gene encoding 3-mercaptopyruvate sulfurtransferase, with protein sequence MPTTDPLVSTEWLAAHLSDPNVRIIDASFKMPGVLPLPKDDYLAAHIPGAVFFDVDAVSDHSNPLPHMFPNAEQFGRDVGALGIGNDDTVVLYDSGGWVAAPRVWWMFLSFGKEVRILNGGLKKWVAEGRKVEKGEVTPKPATFKAAFDARRVRSMQQLVANLSSRAEQVIDARANERYQGKVAEPRPGLRSGHIPGSLSLPYNNLFDAATGTMKPLEDLRAAFAGAGVKFDAPIVTSCGSGVSAAVLTLALYRLGVENPALYDGSWTEWGAADGPPVATGPA encoded by the coding sequence ATGCCCACCACCGACCCGCTCGTCTCCACCGAATGGCTCGCCGCCCACCTAAGCGATCCCAACGTCCGCATCATCGACGCCTCGTTCAAGATGCCGGGCGTGCTGCCGCTGCCGAAGGACGACTATCTCGCCGCGCACATTCCGGGGGCGGTGTTCTTCGACGTCGATGCGGTGTCCGATCATTCCAACCCGCTGCCGCACATGTTTCCCAACGCCGAGCAGTTCGGCCGCGATGTCGGCGCGCTCGGGATCGGCAATGACGACACCGTGGTGCTGTATGATTCCGGCGGCTGGGTTGCCGCGCCGCGGGTGTGGTGGATGTTCCTGTCGTTCGGCAAGGAGGTGCGCATCCTCAATGGCGGTCTGAAGAAGTGGGTCGCGGAAGGCCGCAAGGTCGAGAAGGGCGAGGTGACGCCAAAGCCCGCGACGTTCAAGGCGGCGTTCGATGCGCGGCGCGTGCGCAGCATGCAGCAGCTCGTTGCCAATCTCTCGAGCCGTGCCGAGCAGGTGATCGATGCGCGCGCCAACGAGCGGTATCAAGGCAAGGTGGCCGAGCCGCGGCCGGGCCTGCGCTCCGGCCATATCCCCGGCAGCCTCAGCTTGCCCTACAACAATCTGTTCGATGCCGCGACCGGCACGATGAAGCCTCTCGAAGACTTACGGGCAGCGTTCGCCGGTGCCGGCGTCAAGTTCGACGCGCCGATCGTGACGAGTTGCGGCTCCGGCGTCAGCGCCGCGGTGCTGACGCTCGCGCTCTATCGCCTCGGCGTGGAGAACCCGGCGCTCTATGACGGCTCGTGGACTGAGTGGGGCGCCGCCGACGGCCCGCCGGTCGCAACCGGCCCGGCCTGA
- a CDS encoding methyltransferase — protein sequence MASQVSALRLFDLIQSHRVTAVIHVAVKLGIAELLRDGPRPLAELAKATGADEPALGRLFTALSTIGICERSGKDVYALTEMGAGLDGAAEQSFKAWAILEAEMLAKRWSGLLETVMTGKTAAELQGFSSSFELMGRAPDEVEKFNAAMTELTRLVTPAILRSYNFSGISHLMDVGGGSGELLGAVAQQYPTLRGTVFDLPRCAEAAGKHLRQIGVSDRVEFVAGDFFSSVPAVADAIILKSIIHDWNDTRSISILQNCRKALPDGGKLLLVERLMPEKPSATDEDKAHAMSDLNMMRGPGGAERTERQYRELLEQSGFALTGVHPAGRFNVIEARPA from the coding sequence ATGGCATCGCAAGTATCGGCGCTCAGGCTTTTCGACCTGATCCAGTCGCACCGCGTAACCGCAGTCATCCATGTGGCGGTCAAGCTCGGCATTGCCGAATTGTTGCGCGACGGTCCGCGACCGCTGGCTGAACTCGCCAAGGCGACCGGCGCGGATGAGCCCGCGCTTGGACGTCTGTTCACCGCGCTTTCAACCATCGGCATATGCGAAAGGTCTGGCAAGGACGTTTACGCGTTGACGGAAATGGGTGCCGGCCTGGACGGCGCAGCTGAGCAATCGTTCAAGGCGTGGGCAATCCTTGAGGCCGAAATGCTTGCGAAGCGTTGGAGTGGATTGCTCGAAACCGTGATGACCGGCAAGACGGCGGCAGAACTGCAGGGCTTCTCCAGCAGCTTCGAACTGATGGGGCGGGCCCCTGACGAGGTCGAGAAGTTCAACGCTGCGATGACCGAGCTCACGCGGCTGGTCACGCCGGCAATCCTGCGCTCCTACAATTTCAGCGGCATATCCCATTTGATGGACGTCGGCGGCGGCTCCGGCGAATTGCTCGGCGCCGTCGCGCAGCAGTACCCGACACTGCGCGGCACCGTTTTCGATCTCCCAAGATGTGCGGAGGCCGCCGGAAAGCATCTTCGGCAGATCGGCGTCAGCGATCGCGTCGAATTCGTCGCCGGCGATTTCTTCTCCTCGGTGCCGGCGGTTGCGGACGCGATCATTCTCAAGAGCATCATCCACGATTGGAATGACACGCGCAGCATCTCGATCCTGCAAAATTGCCGCAAGGCGCTGCCGGATGGCGGCAAGCTGCTACTCGTCGAACGACTGATGCCGGAAAAGCCGTCTGCTACAGACGAGGACAAGGCGCACGCGATGAGCGATCTGAACATGATGCGCGGGCCCGGCGGGGCCGAGCGCACCGAGCGGCAGTACCGCGAACTGCTCGAACAAAGCGGCTTCGCGCTGACCGGTGTTCATCCCGCCGGCCGCTTCAACGTGATCGAGGCGCGGCCTGCGTGA
- a CDS encoding NAD(P)-dependent oxidoreductase, whose product MRILVAGATGAIGLNLVPQLIAAGHSVVGTTRTAAKTELIRRMGAEPAVVDGLDAAAIRSTVLAAGPDVIVDQMTDLAAVTDLRHFDRAFSTTNQLRTQGTDFLLAAAREAGVKRFIAQSFCGWTYGRSGAAVKTETDALDVDPPEELRPTLEAIQYLESAVAGSTSVEGIVLRYGSFYGPGTGMLSRPMIDQVRRRRVPLIGGGGGRWSFIHVEDAASATLAAIERGKPGEIYNIVDDEPAEVSEWLPALATLVGARPPIRVPAWLGRLFAGEHLVSMMTEVRAGSNAKAKRELGWQPTHPSWRQGFAEVASGATAQRAA is encoded by the coding sequence ATGAGAATTCTTGTTGCGGGCGCCACCGGCGCCATCGGCCTCAACCTCGTTCCGCAGCTGATCGCGGCCGGTCACTCCGTCGTCGGCACGACGCGGACGGCGGCGAAGACGGAGCTGATCCGACGAATGGGCGCGGAACCCGCTGTTGTCGATGGGCTCGACGCGGCGGCGATTCGCAGCACGGTGCTTGCAGCCGGGCCGGATGTCATCGTCGACCAGATGACCGATCTCGCCGCCGTCACCGATCTTCGCCATTTCGACCGCGCCTTTTCAACGACCAACCAGCTCCGCACCCAGGGAACCGATTTCCTGCTGGCCGCGGCGCGCGAGGCCGGCGTGAAGCGCTTCATTGCCCAGAGCTTCTGCGGCTGGACCTATGGCCGCAGCGGCGCGGCGGTCAAAACCGAGACCGATGCGCTCGATGTCGATCCGCCGGAAGAACTGCGCCCCACGCTGGAAGCGATCCAATATCTGGAGAGCGCCGTCGCGGGTTCGACGAGTGTCGAAGGAATCGTGCTGCGCTATGGCTCGTTCTACGGCCCCGGCACCGGCATGCTGTCGCGCCCGATGATCGATCAGGTACGGCGCCGCCGCGTGCCGCTGATCGGCGGCGGTGGCGGACGGTGGTCGTTTATCCATGTCGAGGATGCGGCGTCCGCGACCCTCGCGGCCATCGAACGCGGCAAGCCCGGCGAGATCTACAACATCGTCGACGATGAACCGGCTGAGGTCAGCGAGTGGCTGCCTGCGCTTGCCACGCTGGTCGGAGCGAGGCCGCCGATACGCGTGCCGGCCTGGCTTGGCCGGCTCTTCGCCGGCGAGCACCTGGTTTCGATGATGACCGAGGTGCGGGCAGGATCGAACGCCAAGGCGAAGCGTGAGCTCGGCTGGCAGCCCACGCATCCGTCATGGCGCCAGGGATTTGCCGAAGTCGCCAGCGGCGCCACC